The window TATTGTTGCTTATGCTTTTGTTAATGATCTTATGTCTAATAATACAAGTAAATTTTTAACTAATCTGGAACTCTTGAGATCCACAGATAATTGAAGGTCTTTTAGTAGAAGAATGAACttggaatttcatttcttatctaTCATTTTAACAAAATAGTAGTAATTTGATGATATCAGACTTCAAGCTAATTGTTTAACTGACATTATTAACAAAGATCAATACTTTTATAAAACTTGATATATTGAGAGTTGCTTCTGAAGCCAAAACTCCATTCTGTATCCTCTGTATCTTTTAAGGAAGAGCCCTTCGTCAGTAGATTTTCCTTTTGCTGGTCTGTTATTGGCTTGCTTGTAATCATCTTTTGCTCAATTTTCCACAAGATTGGTATGAGATTTATTGTCAATCTCTGTTTGAAGAGTGTGATTTGAGGTTTGTTTTGTAGTTCAATTTGTTTATGAACATTTTGTTTTGTGGTTCAATTTGTTTATGAACATCTTTCCATTCATGGATTGGTGAGAGTAAGTGAATGGTGGACTTTAGGTCGCTTGATAATCATTCCTTGGCTTGGCTATAATTGTGGTGGAAATTGGAATATGTGTCTCAATTGCAAATTTTTTGGTCTATAGCATCTTTATTCTGAGAACCCTTTCCGACTTGTTTTACTAGGAGGTGATGGAGTACTTTCCTGTCGAGATCATTGGTAACATATTGTCCCGGCTTGGAGCTGCAAGAGATGTTGTAGTTGCATCTTTAACTTGCCGGAAGTGGCGAGAAGCTCGGAGGAATCATCTTGATGCACTTACATTTAATTCAAATGACTGGCCTGTTTATGATGAGCTCCCGTGGAGCAGGCTTGAAGTAATTATAACTCAGACAATTTTCCAGACTAATTCACTGCAATGTCTTTCAATAATCTTGAAAAACGATGTTGGGTTCTCTGCTGCTCCGGTGATTGCTTGGCTAATGTATACAAGAGATACCTTGCGCCAGTTACATTACAATGCGGATACCCCAAACCTTAATATACTTGAAAAATGTGGTCGCCAGAGTCTGGAACTGTTGGATCTGGCAGAGAATACTATTACCGGATTTGGATCTAGTTACCAAAAGTTTCCTTGTTTGAGATCTCTATCACTGACCCATGTCAATATATCAACTTTGGACCTGAGTAATTTGCTCTCTGCCTGCCCCAAAGTTGAGGTCTTAAGTCTTGACGATATGGATTTTGATACGTCTGGTCCAGAGTTCTCAATGAGACTGAGTAGTAACTCTTTGAAAGATATCCGTATTGAAGCCATTCAGTTGAGAGAAATCATTTTGGAGGCTGATAGCCTTAAGAAGCTGCACTTAAAAGATTGTAACATTGGGAGTTTTGCGCTTCTGAGCAATGGGACATTGAGAATCCTTGAATTGGATAATGTCGATATCTTCCCTCTTGATATTGGTGAGAATGCTGAAAATCTTGAGATTGTGAAGGTCAGTAATTTCACAACATTTCGGTCCGATTTCCATCATATGATAGTAAGGTTATCAAAAGTAAGAAGGATGAGTCTATGCTTTGTTATGTTTGAAGATGAGGACGATGAGTTTATGCATACTGAGGCTACTTCTGCTTGCTTTCCTCACTTAAGTCGTTTATCCTTGACCGATGAACTTAGAGAGGAACTTCAGTGTGGATTGCTTGGATATCGTCAATTGGAAAATCTTGTTGTATTGGAGCTTGGCTGGAAAGTGATTAGTGATAGTTTCTCAGATTGGGTGGTGGAATTTCTGGAAAGGTGCCCTAATTTGAGGAAGTTAGTCATTTTGGGGGCTGTCTCGGGTGTCAACACACATGAAGAATGTCATATCTTAGCTAACTTCACAACCTTCATTGTAAGGCTTATGAGGAAATACTTACGTGTAGATATTCATTTTAAATATGTATAGATTTGAGGAACTGTTGCATTGGACTTCAAATTGTCAAATATGGAATTGTAGATAGTGCATTGAGGAATATGATCCTTACTGGTGATGGTCTTTCTACTTATTTGGGCAATACTTCTTTTTCCAGATAAATTTGTGCTTCAAGCTATTTTAAATTGACTTTTCACTTGGGCATTCTTGGTTTCTATTTTCACAACTATTAGTCTTCAATCCAAATAGAGGTGCCTATATGAGTCCCTGCTAATCATGTTACTCGATTTATGATTATCATAGACGAAAATTATACATGTAAAAAGTACTAGTGGTTTTCTATATTTTCCATTGGCATATAAATCTCAGATAGGTTTACAAGACTAGTCAGAATTGTCTAATTTTATGTTGGATGTCTGGCTATTGCAATGCTCCTCCTTAAGTTAATTCCATCAATCATTCACATATGTGCCGTGTATCAACAGATTATGCCCTTCTCAGTAAGGgcgacataaagcttacaaaattaGTGTTTTGAGTCATTTGACATTAGATATATCATTCTACTCTATTGATCATGTTTCTAAAGATATGCAGCTTACACAAGTGAtgttacttttatttttaaaaaaaaaaagaagataaaatatACCAAATCATAGTTTGGATTTAATTTTAAGTGAATTTTACTGAACTGTACCCAGTTTTTAACTAAATTTTGTAAAGCAAATATTTAACAAAAGCAGTCAGGTCAATGCAGAAGGAAGAAAAATTGGACACTGTGAGAAGAAAAAGCAAAATTAGAGAATTGATTTGCAATTAATTTAGCCAAAgaaatatgcatatatttaggtCAACTCGTTACCCAACTGGTCGAGTTTGAGAGATTAATCGAGAGAGAAAAAAGGGGAAGAATTAATTACTTAATTTTCGTGAATATATCTGAACATACATAAAAGCATTGGATTCCCTAAAACCGTTGAAACTGAGTTCACCTAAAGCTTGAAATGCAATAAAACCTTAGAGTCAAATCATTACGGaagagataattttttttatggtTTCTCACTCGATATTTGTTATCCGAAACCCCGATTTGGATTCGCGCTGCTTAAGGCCCTTTCCTACTCGTAATTTCTATTTAGGGGTAGAGAGATCCTATCCATCCCACCACAACCCTTGTTGGTGATGGaggatgtgtatatatatatatatatatatatatatatagaataccTTATAGAGGAGTACATAATTTTCATTGCTTTAACTTTGATGactttttgtttatttttatgTCATCAAATAAAGCTATATAAATAACAAAAGGTTAGCTCATGCTGAGGACATAATTGCTTAAGTTAACCGTAgagggtatgtatatatatatatatatatatatgaaagggA is drawn from Lycium barbarum isolate Lr01 chromosome 8, ASM1917538v2, whole genome shotgun sequence and contains these coding sequences:
- the LOC132605389 gene encoding F-box/LRR-repeat protein At1g67190-like, with the translated sequence MEYFPVEIIGNILSRLGAARDVVVASLTCRKWREARRNHLDALTFNSNDWPVYDELPWSRLEVIITQTIFQTNSLQCLSIILKNDVGFSAAPVIAWLMYTRDTLRQLHYNADTPNLNILEKCGRQSLELLDLAENTITGFGSSYQKFPCLRSLSLTHVNISTLDLSNLLSACPKVEVLSLDDMDFDTSGPEFSMRLSSNSLKDIRIEAIQLREIILEADSLKKLHLKDCNIGSFALLSNGTLRILELDNVDIFPLDIGENAENLEIVKVSNFTTFRSDFHHMIVRLSKVRRMSLCFVMFEDEDDEFMHTEATSACFPHLSRLSLTDELREELQCGLLGYRQLENLVVLELGWKVISDSFSDWVVEFLERCPNLRKLVILGAVSGVNTHEECHILANFTTFIVRLMRKYLRVDIHFKYV